GCCGCAGCCGGCGCCCGCGCAACCGGCGACCGGCACACAGCCGATACCGGGCGCGCAGCCTGCTCCTACTCAGAACGGTCAACCGGTTTCCGTAACACCCACGCCAGCAGGCCAGACGACGACATCGGCTACCCCGCCGCCGCCGGCGCCAACCCCGCCCGTCAATAACGGCAACCAGGCGACGTTCTTTGTCGGCGGCACCTGGACGACGCCGTTCGTGTCGCCGATCATCCGCCGCAACGCCGGCGAATAAAGCGGCTATCAAGGCCCGCGCCGGGCAACTCGGATATCAGGAAACACCAACGCACAGGCCCGGAAATCGATCTCGATTTCCGGGCCTGTGCGTGTGTTCAAAACGTTGGAGCGTCCGTCCCGCGTCCCCAACGGAGACGCAGCTTGCTAACCGCCGCGCTGCGCCGCCTGCTCGTCGCGCTGGCGTTGCACCTCACGGCGCTTGTTGACGATGGAGGCGGTGATGACACCGATGGAGACGATGCCGATCAGAATGGTACAGGCGGCGTTGATCTCCGGCGTCACGCCGAGGCGCACCTGGCTGTAGATCTTCATCGGCAGCGTGGTGGCGCCGGGGCCCGAGGTGAAGGACGACGTCACCAGATCGTCCAGCGACAGCGTGAAGGCCAGCATCCAGCCCGAAACGATCGCCGGAAGGATGACCGGCAGCGTCACCTGGAAGAAGGTGGCGACCGGCGACGCGCCGAGGTCCATCGCCGCCTCCTCCAGCGAGCGGTCGAAGGAGACGAGGCGCGACTGCACCACCACGGCAACGAAGCACATGGTGAAGGAGATATGCGCCAGCGTCAGCGTGAAGAAACCGCGGTCGAAGCCGATGGCGACGAACAAAAGCAGCAGCGACAGGCCGGTGATGACCTCGGGCATGACCAGCGGCGCGAACACCATGCCGGAAAACAGCATGCGGCCACGGAAGCGCGTGTAGCGGGTGAGCGCCAGCGCCGCCAGCGTGCCGAGCACGGTCGCCACCGTCGCCGAGATCAGGCCGACGCGGATGGTCACCCAGGCGGCGTCCATCAGGCCCTGATTTTGGAACAGCGACACATACCATTTGGTCGAGAACCCGCCCCAGACGGTGACCAGTTTGGATTCGTTGAAGGAGAAGACCACCAGGAGAACGATGGGCAGATAGAGGAACGCAAAGCCTAGCGTGATCGAGGTGATGTTGAAGCGGCTCCAGGTCGTGTTCATGTCAGCGCCCCTGTTCCTGAGCGCGCGCCTGTGCGTGCTGGAAGATGACGATGGGAATGATGAGCACCAGAAGCAGGATGACCGCCACGGCGGAAGATACCGGCCAGTCGCGGTTGGCGTTGAATTCGGTCCACAGCGTGCGGCCGATCATCAGCGTCTGCGAACCGCCGAGCAGGTCGGGGATGACGAACTCGCCGACGGCCGGGATGAACACCAGAAGGCTGCCGGCCAGAACGCCTGGCAGCGACAGCGGGAAGGTGATCTTCCAGAAGGCGGTGATCGGCGGGCAGCCGAGATCCTCGGCCGCCTCGACCAGCGAATAATCCATCTTTTCCAGGGCCGAATAGAGCGGCAGCACCATGAAGGGCAGGTAGGAATAGACGATGCCGATGAAGATCGCCCAATAGGTGTTGAGGATGATCAAGGGCTCGTTGATGACGCCCGTGGACAACAGGAGCTGGTTGAGCAGGCCTTCCGGCTTGAGGATGCCGATCCAGGCATAGACGCGGATCAGGAACGAGGTCCAGAACGGCAGGATGACCAGCATGAGCAGCGTTGGCCGCAGCGTCGCCGGTGCCCGCGCCATGCCGTAGGCGATCGGATAGCCGATCAAAAGCGTCAGGAACGTCGAGATACCGGCGACGATGACGCTGGTGACATAGGCGTTGAAGTAGAGCGGGTCCTGGGTGAGGAAGACGTAATTGTCGAAATTCAGGCTCTTCAGCTGACCGAGGATGCCGGAGATGCCGCCGCCGAAATCGAGCGCCGGCGTATAGGGCGGCATCGCGATCGCCACCTGCGACAGCGATATCTTGAAGACGATGAAGAAGGGAACGAGGAAGAAGATCAGCAGGAAGACATAAGGAACGATGATGACCAGCTTGCTGACGAAGCCGCTGGCAAGCTGCGTGGCCGGCTGGGCCGACACGGCTCCATTCGCCGTGCCGGTCGCGGAAAGTGTAGCACCCGCCATGATCGCCCCCTACCGCGTCAACACGACGCCGGCGTCCGGCCGGAAGGAAACCCAGGCTCGATCGTTCCAGGTCAGGGGATCGTCCGAGATGCGGGCGGCGTTCATGCTCTGGGCGCGCACCACCTGCCCGTCGGTCAGCCTGACGTGATAGACGGTCATGTCGCCGAGATAGGCGATGTCGTAGACCTCGCCTTCCAGCGCGTTGACGTTGTTGTCCGGCTTGGCCGAGGAGATGCGGATCTTTTCGGGGCGGATGGCGAAGGCGACGTCGGCACCGGCACGGGCCTCGCCGGCATTCTCGACCAGTATCTGCGCGCCGGTGGCGCCGGTGATCCTGGCGGTCTTTTCCGTGCGTTCGGCGACCTTGCCCTCGAACATGTTCACATTGCCGACGAAGTTGGCGACGAAACGCGAAGCCGGTGCCTCATAGACCTCGGCCGGCGTTGCCACCTGCATGACCTCGCCCTTGTCCATGATGGCGATACGGTCAGCCATGGTCATGGCCTCTTCCTGGTCGTGGGTGACGACGACGAAGGTGAGGCCGAGTTCCTGCTGCAGATCCATCAGTTCGAACTGGGTCTCCTCGCGCAGCTTCTTGTCCAGCGCGCCCAGCGGCTCGTCTAGCAAGAGCACCTTTGGCCGCTTGGCGACGGAACGGGCGAGCGCCACGCGCTGGCGCTGGCCGCCGGAGAGCTGGTGCGGTTTGCGCTTGGCGAATTTCTCCAGCTTCACCAGCTTCAGCATCTCAGCGACGCGCCTTTCAACGTCCGCCCTGGGCATGCCTTCCTGCTTCAGGCCGAAGGCGATGTTCTTTTCCACCGTCATATGCGGGAACAGCGCATAGGACTGGAACATCATGTTGACGGGGCGCTTGTAGGGCGGGATGCCGGCGAGGTTCTCGCCGTCCAGAAGGATGCGGCCGGAGGTCGGCTGCTCGAAGCCGGCCAGCATGCGCAAAAGCGTGGACTTGCCGCAACCCGACGCGCCCAACAGCGCGAAGAACTCACGCTCGTAGATGGTCAGCGACAGATTGTCGACGGCGGTGAAGTCGCCGAACCGCTTGGTGACATTCTCGAATTGGATGTATGGCTTTGCCTTCGGGTCGTTCCACGGCGCAAAGTCCCTGCGGATGCTGCCCAGCGATTTCATGTCCCTCTCCGTCCTTTTCCCGGGAAAAACCCCGGCGACCCAGCCGCCGGGGTTCACGTCTGTCGACGCTTATTGGCCGGTGACGACCTTGGTCCAGAGGCGCGTGATGGTGCGCTGGGTCTTGGGGTCGTACGGGGCGACGGTGAACAGCTTCTTCAGCATCGGCTCGTCGGGATAGATGGTCGGATCGCTGGTGATGTCCTTGTTGATGAACTGCTGCGACGCCTTGTTGCCGTTGGCGTAGTAGACATAGTCCGACGACTTGGCGATGACTTCGGGCTTCATCATGTAGTTGATGAATTCCAGGGCTTCCGGCACATGCTTGGCATCGGCCGGGATCGCCATCTGGTCGAACCACATCTCGGCGCCTTCCTTCGGGATGGTGTAGGCGACGTTGACGCCGGCCTTGGCATCCTTGGCGCGGTTGCGTGCCTGGAAGACGTCGCCCGACCAGCCGATGGCCACGCAGATGTCGCCGTTGGCGAGCGCGTTGATGTATTCGGACGAATGGAATTTGCGGATCGACGGCCGGATCGACATCAAGAGATCTTCGGCCTTCTGCAGGCTTTCCGGCGACTTGTCGGTCGGATCGAGACCGAGATATTTCAGCACGGTCGGGACGATATCGGTCGGCGAATCCAGCACATAGACACCGCAATCCTTCAGCTTGGCGATGTTCTCGGGCTTGAACAGCGTATCCCAACTCTCGATCTTGTCGGTGCCGATCGCGGCCTTCACCTTGTCGGGGTTGTAGCCGATGCCGACGGTGCCCCACATGTAGTTGACCGAATGTTCGTTGCCGGGGTCGAAGGCGGCGACACGCTGCTCGACGACGTCCCACATGTTCTTCAGGTTGGGCAGCTTCGACTTGTCGAGCTTCTGGTAGACGCCGGCCGCGATCTGGCGCACCAGGAACGGGCTGGCGGTGGGCACCACGACGTCGTAGCCCGAGCCGCCGGCGAGCAGCTTGGTCTCGAGGATCTCGTTGGAATCGTAGACGTCGTAGACGACCTTGATGCCGGTTTCCTTGGTGAAGTCCTGGATGATCGACTGATCGATATAGTCAGACCAGTTGTAGACGTTGACGACACGTTCCTGTGTCTGAGCGCTCGTTATCGGCAGGGCCAGGAATACGGCCGTTGCCGCCAGCCAGATCGCTTTGCGGGTCATTTCGGTTTGCTCCTATTGTCATGACGAGTGTTCCCCGCCCGCCGGATCGTTTTTGCAGCCGGCGTGGCATGGTTTGGTAAGGCAGATTTTTTGCGAGAACCGGCGCGTTGCGGTCCGTCGGGGCGTATTCAAGCCTGGAAGAAAGGGAGCAGTTAGCGCTGCTGCCTAAACGAAAGAGCGCCCTGCGAGGTTGCGGGGGCTCGTGCGGGCTGGAAGGCTCGGTCCTGGTTTGGCCGGCTGTTGCACGTGGCAAGATACGCCTGTTTTGTTGTTGCCGTGCCCACAGCCTGCCCGCCGGGCTAGTTGCTTGTCAATGGGCAAAACCATTCTGTTTTGCTTTCGCGATCAGTTCGGCGACGGGATGCCGACCGCGCCCGGACGCTGCGGCTTGGACTGGCGCCACATTTCCATGCCGATGTGGATGAACAGTGCGGCGAAGACGATCGCACCGCCGATGATGGTGCGCGCCGACGGCACTTCGCCATGTACCAGCCACACCCAGATCGGCCCCAGGATCGGCTCGAACGTGCCGAGAAGAGCCGCGACCGCCGCCGGGATGAGGCGCGCGCCGGTGGCGAAGAAAGCGAGGCCGACGCCGAGATTGATGACACCAAAAGCGAACAAAAAACCCATATCGCGCGGCGAAACGGCGAATTGCGTGACCTGCGATGCCGCGAAGATGGCGGCGAAGATCGTGCCGAGGCAAGTGGCCGGCGTCATGCGCACGGTTGCGAAGCGGCGCGTGATGACGGTGGCAACCGAAAACATGAAGGCGATCAACAGCGCCAGCCCGTCGCCGACCGGCGAGACGGTGCCGCCCAGCGATTCCGAGACCATGATGGCGACACCCGCGATGACGCCGGCGATCGCCGCCCAGGTGGCGGCCGAGACCTTTTCGCGGAACAACAGCCACGACAGCAGCGCCGCGAGCAGCGGCACGCCGGCCTGCATGAGCAAGATGTTGGCGACCTTGGTGTAGGACAGCGCGACGACGAAACAGGTGGAGGCGGTGGCGAAGCAGATGGCCACCGCCAGCCCGGGCAAGCCCATGTCGCGGAACAGTTTCACGGTGCCGCGCAGGCCGTCGCGCCAGGCCATGAAGCCGAGCAGGAAGGCGGCCGCCCATACCGAGCGCCAGAACACCACGGTCCAGCTTCCATCGGCCTCGATGAAGCGGGCGATGGTACCGCCGAGGCTCCACATCAGTGCGGACAGGAAGACGAGCAGATAACCCACGCGCTCCTCGCGCCGCGACACCGGCTGGGCCTGTGCGGTTGCAGGCGATGGGGAAGCGGCGTCGGCCATGGCGCTACTGTCTGATGGTTCGGCTCATCATCGTCGTTTTGCCACCCGCGCGATATCGCAGACGCGGCAAATCCATGCCTTCTGGCGTAGCGCGAAGGCGGGCCCTGGAGATGGTCCAGCCACATGCATCGGCTATGTCAGCCCGCCGCAAACCGGTGGC
The genomic region above belongs to Mesorhizobium terrae and contains:
- a CDS encoding ABC transporter permease, whose product is MNTTWSRFNITSITLGFAFLYLPIVLLVVFSFNESKLVTVWGGFSTKWYVSLFQNQGLMDAAWVTIRVGLISATVATVLGTLAALALTRYTRFRGRMLFSGMVFAPLVMPEVITGLSLLLLFVAIGFDRGFFTLTLAHISFTMCFVAVVVQSRLVSFDRSLEEAAMDLGASPVATFFQVTLPVILPAIVSGWMLAFTLSLDDLVTSSFTSGPGATTLPMKIYSQVRLGVTPEINAACTILIGIVSIGVITASIVNKRREVQRQRDEQAAQRGG
- a CDS encoding ABC transporter permease subunit; amino-acid sequence: MAGATLSATGTANGAVSAQPATQLASGFVSKLVIIVPYVFLLIFFLVPFFIVFKISLSQVAIAMPPYTPALDFGGGISGILGQLKSLNFDNYVFLTQDPLYFNAYVTSVIVAGISTFLTLLIGYPIAYGMARAPATLRPTLLMLVILPFWTSFLIRVYAWIGILKPEGLLNQLLLSTGVINEPLIILNTYWAIFIGIVYSYLPFMVLPLYSALEKMDYSLVEAAEDLGCPPITAFWKITFPLSLPGVLAGSLLVFIPAVGEFVIPDLLGGSQTLMIGRTLWTEFNANRDWPVSSAVAVILLLVLIIPIVIFQHAQARAQEQGR
- a CDS encoding ABC transporter ATP-binding protein → MKSLGSIRRDFAPWNDPKAKPYIQFENVTKRFGDFTAVDNLSLTIYEREFFALLGASGCGKSTLLRMLAGFEQPTSGRILLDGENLAGIPPYKRPVNMMFQSYALFPHMTVEKNIAFGLKQEGMPRADVERRVAEMLKLVKLEKFAKRKPHQLSGGQRQRVALARSVAKRPKVLLLDEPLGALDKKLREETQFELMDLQQELGLTFVVVTHDQEEAMTMADRIAIMDKGEVMQVATPAEVYEAPASRFVANFVGNVNMFEGKVAERTEKTARITGATGAQILVENAGEARAGADVAFAIRPEKIRISSAKPDNNVNALEGEVYDIAYLGDMTVYHVRLTDGQVVRAQSMNAARISDDPLTWNDRAWVSFRPDAGVVLTR
- a CDS encoding polyamine ABC transporter substrate-binding protein, whose product is MTRKAIWLAATAVFLALPITSAQTQERVVNVYNWSDYIDQSIIQDFTKETGIKVVYDVYDSNEILETKLLAGGSGYDVVVPTASPFLVRQIAAGVYQKLDKSKLPNLKNMWDVVEQRVAAFDPGNEHSVNYMWGTVGIGYNPDKVKAAIGTDKIESWDTLFKPENIAKLKDCGVYVLDSPTDIVPTVLKYLGLDPTDKSPESLQKAEDLLMSIRPSIRKFHSSEYINALANGDICVAIGWSGDVFQARNRAKDAKAGVNVAYTIPKEGAEMWFDQMAIPADAKHVPEALEFINYMMKPEVIAKSSDYVYYANGNKASQQFINKDITSDPTIYPDEPMLKKLFTVAPYDPKTQRTITRLWTKVVTGQ
- a CDS encoding DMT family transporter; the protein is MADAASPSPATAQAQPVSRREERVGYLLVFLSALMWSLGGTIARFIEADGSWTVVFWRSVWAAAFLLGFMAWRDGLRGTVKLFRDMGLPGLAVAICFATASTCFVVALSYTKVANILLMQAGVPLLAALLSWLLFREKVSAATWAAIAGVIAGVAIMVSESLGGTVSPVGDGLALLIAFMFSVATVITRRFATVRMTPATCLGTIFAAIFAASQVTQFAVSPRDMGFLFAFGVINLGVGLAFFATGARLIPAAVAALLGTFEPILGPIWVWLVHGEVPSARTIIGGAIVFAALFIHIGMEMWRQSKPQRPGAVGIPSPN